A stretch of the Flavobacterium sp. 5 genome encodes the following:
- a CDS encoding RICIN domain-containing protein has protein sequence MKNLFKIRSVCATIFFLLCVSNLFAQTADQRAENLQNGTNTIFMSADKSYYKHNSASDNDPYGYGYWIQAHTLETLADAYQRTRNTVYKDRMKSIIAGIRKYNSYGAGTYHNDFYDDLEWLCLACFNCYNATKDPEFLDAVHQIWTEIKTGYSNGVMSWKKGCTTPCRNSIANGPAIVIAAKLYQLEGDNTNLQMAKDIHAWMKANVFNAQGGIWDTPTNMDPDWQFSYNSGMFIAASLELNLVTGTQSYIDDGIKACEFMMNYRNYNGGVFFLNENGQGDGGLFKGIFAKWLIEFVRMGNLTQAQKDRYLSVINYTSNYVWANAVNKSNFLINSDWNSVPNGTIDLSTQTTGLHLFESVASLNKVHVYQNINYAGFYSQLSTGTYTLAQLQARGVTDNDITSLTIPSGYVVTVYENDNFTGTSKIFTANSAWLADWNDRISSLKIVDTNSSLVNVYQDITFTGYTAGLNVGDYTLAQLRAKGILDNDITSLKITEGYKVTVYDGDNFTGASKEFTSTTDWAGDWNDRTTSLRIRTNGTASLGNTTYYLQNRNSGLYMDVWGLSTADGGNIAQGSYTGVNNQQFKFIDVADGAYEIQAINSGKAIDIAGVSVDNGANVHQWAYVGAANQQFVAVSTGDGYYKLVAKHSGKLVEVAGFSTVSGGNVQQWENTNQSSGQWKLIPVGTSKLSKFSLKNQNEVATLPINIYPNPVESTLFFTTDMKGTQVSIFSQTGSTVSEQKVTDNNLDVSGLATGIYFIVFDKDGTKITKRFIKK, from the coding sequence ATGAAAAATCTATTTAAAATTAGGAGCGTATGTGCTACTATATTCTTTTTGCTATGCGTTTCTAATTTATTTGCACAAACAGCCGATCAAAGAGCAGAAAACTTGCAGAATGGAACTAATACTATTTTTATGTCTGCAGATAAAAGTTATTATAAACATAACAGTGCTTCAGATAATGATCCGTATGGTTATGGGTATTGGATACAGGCACATACGCTTGAAACATTAGCGGATGCGTATCAAAGAACTCGCAATACGGTTTATAAAGACCGAATGAAAAGTATAATTGCAGGCATCAGAAAATACAATTCGTATGGTGCAGGAACGTATCATAATGATTTTTACGATGATTTGGAGTGGCTTTGTTTAGCATGTTTCAATTGCTATAACGCTACCAAAGATCCAGAGTTTTTAGATGCAGTACATCAGATTTGGACAGAAATTAAAACAGGATATTCAAATGGTGTAATGTCATGGAAAAAGGGCTGTACAACTCCTTGTAGAAATTCTATTGCAAACGGACCCGCAATCGTTATTGCAGCCAAATTGTATCAATTAGAAGGAGATAATACCAATTTGCAAATGGCAAAAGATATTCATGCCTGGATGAAAGCAAATGTTTTTAATGCTCAAGGAGGTATTTGGGACACTCCAACAAATATGGATCCTGACTGGCAATTCTCTTATAATTCAGGTATGTTCATTGCAGCTTCTTTGGAACTCAATCTTGTTACAGGTACACAATCATATATAGATGACGGTATCAAGGCATGTGAGTTCATGATGAATTATAGAAATTATAATGGGGGAGTATTTTTTCTGAACGAAAATGGGCAAGGAGATGGTGGCTTATTCAAAGGAATTTTTGCGAAGTGGCTTATAGAATTTGTTCGTATGGGAAATTTAACACAAGCTCAGAAAGATAGGTATTTAAGTGTCATCAATTATACAAGTAATTATGTATGGGCTAATGCTGTGAATAAATCTAATTTTTTAATTAATTCAGATTGGAATTCAGTGCCAAATGGCACGATAGATTTATCTACTCAAACAACTGGCCTTCATTTGTTTGAATCTGTTGCTAGTTTAAACAAGGTACATGTTTATCAAAATATTAATTACGCTGGGTTTTATTCTCAACTTTCAACAGGAACTTACACTTTAGCACAACTACAGGCAAGAGGAGTTACCGATAATGATATCACTTCTTTAACTATTCCTTCGGGTTATGTTGTTACGGTTTATGAGAATGATAATTTTACAGGAACTTCCAAAATATTTACAGCGAATAGCGCTTGGCTTGCCGATTGGAATGATAGAATTTCTTCCTTAAAAATAGTGGACACTAACAGTTCTTTAGTTAATGTTTATCAAGATATAACCTTTACAGGGTATACAGCTGGTCTTAATGTTGGAGATTACACTCTGGCGCAACTCCGAGCCAAAGGGATATTAGATAACGATATTACTTCTTTAAAAATCACTGAAGGATATAAAGTAACTGTCTATGACGGAGATAATTTTACAGGAGCTTCAAAAGAGTTTACTTCTACTACTGATTGGGCAGGAGATTGGAATGACAGGACAACATCTTTACGCATTCGTACCAACGGTACTGCTAGTTTAGGAAACACAACTTACTATTTGCAAAATCGCAATAGCGGATTGTATATGGACGTTTGGGGATTAAGCACTGCTGATGGAGGTAATATTGCACAAGGAAGTTATACAGGAGTTAACAATCAGCAATTCAAATTCATTGATGTAGCAGATGGAGCTTATGAAATTCAAGCGATTAATAGTGGTAAGGCTATAGATATTGCAGGAGTGAGTGTAGACAATGGAGCCAATGTTCATCAATGGGCTTATGTTGGTGCTGCTAATCAGCAATTCGTTGCTGTTTCAACAGGAGATGGTTATTATAAATTGGTAGCGAAACATAGCGGGAAATTAGTTGAGGTAGCCGGTTTTAGTACTGTAAGCGGAGGAAATGTACAACAATGGGAAAATACAAATCAATCTAGTGGACAATGGAAATTGATTCCAGTTGGGACATCCAAATTATCGAAATTCTCATTAAAAAACCAAAACGAAGTTGCTACATTACCGATAAATATATACCCGAATCCAGTAGAGAGCACGCTGTTTTTTACAACGGATATGAAGGGAACTCAGGTTAGTATTTTTTCACAAACAGGAAGTACAGTTTCAGAACAAAAAGTAACGGATAATAATCTGGATGTTTCTGGTTTAGCAACAGGAATTTATTTTATTGTTTTTGATAAAGATGGTACAAAAATCACAAAAAGATTTATTAAAAAATAA